ATATACCGGCAAGAAAAAGCAGACTCGCCGAGATCGCTTCCTGGCTGACCTTGAACAGTTGGTGCCCTGGGCCCTGCTGGAGGCGCAAGTGGCGCCGTTTTATAGCAACACCGCAGGCAAGCGCGGACGCCCTGCGATAGGGGTGTCGCGCATGTTGCGCATGTACGTCGTGCAGCAGTGTTTCGGTTTCTCCGATGAAGGTTGCGAAGATGCCGTCTACGACAGCCAGGCCATCCGCGGTTTTATGGGTATCGACCTGGGTCGCGAGTCTGCACCGGATGCCACCACCTTGCTGCGTTTTCGCCGCTTGCTGGAAGTCCATCAGCTAACCCGGCTGCTGTTTGAAACGATTAACCAGCATCTGGCCAGCCGGGGGCTGCTGCTCAAGGAAGGCACTATCGTCGACGCTACTCTGATCGCCGCGCCGCCCTCGGTCAAGAACCGAGAAGGCAAGCGTGATCCTGAGATGCATCAGGCCAGGAAAGGCAATCAATGGCACTTTGGGATGAAGGCCCACATTGGTGTAGACGCCACGTCGGGGCTGGTGCACAGCGTAGTAGGGACGGCCGCTAACGTGGCGGATGTCACCCAGGTTGGCCAGTTGCTTCACGGTGACGAAACCTATGTTTCGGGTGACGCTGGATACACCGGTGCGGCCAAGCGACCGGAGCATGCTGAACGGGACGTTATCTGGTCGATTGCAGAACGGCCAAGCAGTTACAAGCAGCACGGCGAAGGCAGCGTGCTGTATCGGGTCAAGCGCAAAATTGAATATGCCAAGGCGCAACTGCGTGCCAAGGTCGAGCACCCCTTCCAGGTAATCAAGGTGCGCTTCAATCATCGCAAGGTTCGCTACCGTGGGCTGGAAAAGAATACAGCGCAGTTGTTCAGTTTGTTTGGGTTGGCCAATCTGATGCTGGCCAAGCGGTATTTACAACAGACGGCAGGATAAATCCGTCTGAAAGGCGGGACTGGCCCGCCTTTCAGCAAAATGAGGGCAGAAATCTGCTCGAGAAACGTAAAATAAGGCCGGCAGGTTGAAAAAAACCGGCTTGGAAATGGGGACGGTGCGAACGGGTTAATTGTTCAGCGTCTCCTTAGGGAGCCGCTGATTTATTCGATTTTTCGTCCCGGCAACGCTCTGGAGGCCTTGATTTATCTGGGGCAACAGCTGGATTTTAGAATAAATCAGCGGCTACTTAGCTGGAATGGCCGGACTGGATGTCGATTTTCAGATTATACCTTTTCGTGGTGAATATTTTCGCTTACCGTCAGAAAAAAACAACAGTATAAATCACCTGATCTACCCAGTGCCAGAAGCTGGGCTTCCATTTCTCGCATTCATCTAAGGAGACGCTGATTTATTCTAAAACCCAGCTGTTGCCCCCAGATAAATCAAGGCCTCCAGAGCGTTGCAGGGACGAAAAATCGAATAAATCAGCGCCTCCCTAACTCGTATGATTGACGGAGGGGTTACGGTTGGACCCAATGCTGTGCTTGGTTTTTCTCGCGAGGGTTACAAAAAACATGCGTTCAATGCTCGCGATGTTTTGGAATACAGCATGTATCCAGGCTTTTGGAAGCTTCTCGGTAAAAATTTACGCTCCGGAGTTAGCGAGATTAAAAATTCGGCCTGTAAGAAAAGCTACTTAGGGAGGCGCTGATTTATTCGATTTTTCGTCCCCGCAACGCTCTGGAGGCCTTGATTTATCTGGGGCAACAGCTGGGTTTTAGAATAAATCAGCGTCTCCCTAAGTGAAGATGTTAGAAAGAATCTGATTCTTCAAGGTGTATTGAAATACAACGAGGCAATGGAAATGCTGGAGTGGTGTTCGGTATTCAGTGGCCGACCACGGAAGAAGGATTTTGTGAAACGGTCAACGTACTTGCTTACCGGCTCTTTATGAGGGCAAGGTATTAGCGTATTTCGAGGGATGGACTCTGCCATCAGGGAAGACCTAGGGAGACGCTGATTTATTCTAAAACCCAGCTGTTGCCCCAGATAAATCAAGCCTCCAGAGCGTTGCAGGGACGAAAAATCGAATAAATCAGCGCCTCCCT
This region of Pseudomonas cannabina genomic DNA includes:
- a CDS encoding IS5 family transposase, which translates into the protein MQKTFSELEYTGKKKQTRRDRFLADLEQLVPWALLEAQVAPFYSNTAGKRGRPAIGVSRMLRMYVVQQCFGFSDEGCEDAVYDSQAIRGFMGIDLGRESAPDATTLLRFRRLLEVHQLTRLLFETINQHLASRGLLLKEGTIVDATLIAAPPSVKNREGKRDPEMHQARKGNQWHFGMKAHIGVDATSGLVHSVVGTAANVADVTQVGQLLHGDETYVSGDAGYTGAAKRPEHAERDVIWSIAERPSSYKQHGEGSVLYRVKRKIEYAKAQLRAKVEHPFQVIKVRFNHRKVRYRGLEKNTAQLFSLFGLANLMLAKRYLQQTAG